From the Cucurbita pepo subsp. pepo cultivar mu-cu-16 chromosome LG05, ASM280686v2, whole genome shotgun sequence genome, one window contains:
- the LOC111795348 gene encoding SWI/SNF chromatin-remodeling complex subunit SNF5-like, giving the protein MPFPLSFRRVLREASEMDEAKATAMAAQHQQQLLLQQHKQQQQQQQQHQQQHQQFLLLQQLQKQQQAQQQAAAISRFPSNIDAHLRPPGLHLRPGSINLHQNLNPNPTASVPNLQSNPSPTQPPSQQLQQQKQQQQQQQQQHQLQQRAMRTGNQAELQMAYQDAWRVCHPDIKRPFGSLEDACERLLPYHVVADYEAEEDDRILDSDPTGQMLSRSQQWDHNISAKISEFIATFEKQVLAFNIITRKRTLGEFRSEERLMFEQALMQEEKRNLLELKAEIELRGKAGREAHDAKMRMAAMMQTTDLTRAEPQANEMMVRGPMRTGAHVGSQSSDVRVGHGVGEQEQVHPNEMVNGWGNNNTQGDDKEASEDLLNDEEAEKGDTGMHDSWREVGEFDLNTR; this is encoded by the exons ATGCCATTTCCCCTCTCATTCAGAAGAGTCCTCCGAGAAGCGAGCGAAATGGACGAAGCCAAGGCGACGGCAATGGCTGCTCAACACCAACAACAGCTGCTACTGCAACAGCACaaacagcaacagcaacagcaacagcagcacCAACAGCAGCACCagcaatttcttcttcttcaacaattGCAGAAACAGCAGCAGGCTCAGCAACAGGCTGCTGCTATCTCTCGCTTTCCTTCCAATATCGACGCCCATTTGCGCCCACCGGGTCTTCATCTCCGCCCTGGATCCATTAATCTCCATCAAAACCTTAACCCTAATCCAACCGCGTCTGTTCCTAATTTGCAGTCTAACCCTAGTCCCACTCAACCACCGTCACAACAATTGCAGCAGCAGAAacagcagcaacagcagcaacagcaacaacaCCAGCTGCAACAGAGGGCAATGCGAACCGGAAACCAGGCGGAACTCCAGATGGCTTATCAGGACGCTTGGCGTGTGTGCCATCCTGACATTAAGCGCCCTTTTGGTTCCCTTGAAGATGCTTGCGAGAG GCTGCTGCCATATCATGTGGTGGCCGACTATGAGGCCGAAGAAGATGATAGAATCCTCGACTCTGATCCAACTGGCCAAATGCTGTCACGCTCTCAGCAGTGGGACCATAACATCTCAGCCAAAATTTCTGAATTCATTGCCACTTTTGAGAAGCAGGTGTTGGCCTTTAACATCATAACTCGCAAAAGGACACTAGGGGAGTTCCGTTCAGAAGAGAGATTGATGTTTGAACAAGCCCTTATGCAAGAGGAGAAACGGAACCTCTTGGAACTAAAAGCTGAGATTGAATTGAGAGGGAAGGCTGGAAGAGAGGCTCATGATGCCAAAATGCGGATGGCAGCAATGATGCAGACGACTGACCTAACGAGGGCTGAACCACAGGCTAACGAAATGATGGTTCGTGGTCCCATGAGAACAGGTGCGCATGTTGGGTCCCAAAGCAGCGATGTTCGAGTTGGCCATGGTGTTGGGGAGCAGGAGCAAGTTCATCCAAATGAAATGGTCAATGGATGGGGAAACAACAACACACAGGGAGATGATAAAGAAGCATCAGAGGATCTATTAAATGACGAGGAGGCTGAGAAAGGCGATACAGGCATGCATGATAGTTGGCGCGAAGTCGGGGAATTTGACCTGAACACGAGATGA